A genomic segment from Lytechinus variegatus isolate NC3 chromosome 10, Lvar_3.0, whole genome shotgun sequence encodes:
- the LOC121422627 gene encoding uncharacterized protein K02A2.6-like, which yields MTKVIVNGKAVQLEIDTGSPWSIVSKAVFSRISKDSKLTSSNIRLKSYTEGKLDIFGEATVDVQLETQMKPDKLKLDVVQRGASLIGRDWLQKYPQLLAHLANHIAQEASPSSMHNLQDVMLDVFKKHAELFDDSSVGKLIGYQAKVYPQEENNDPKFYKAAPCFLCCQKQIDKALDSLLEDGIIKPVKTADFACPIIAVPKPDGRMRICGNSKLTANKVLKVEQYPLPTLEDLLHDLEGGERFTRLDLSHAYHQIELDPEARKYTTINTHRGLFEYTRLPFGIASAPAMFQRTMESLLADIPMCKPYLDDIIISGKTDEDHLRNLEAVLSRLESNGLRLKKEKCELMKDSVDYLGHRLDKKGLRPLQDKLDAIRKAERPVNQSQIQAYLGLLGYYRKFIPNLSQEIVHLTEMLKAEFRSTSSGKRSSQPDPKFRWGKNQEKAFQKSKRLLQTDSILTHYDPAKPILLQTDASPYGLGAVISHVESDGQEHPITFASRTLMPSEVNYAQYEKESLSIIFGLKKFHKQLHGRSFTIVTDHKPLMGLFGAHKPASPMASARVARWHMILSAYSYKIVHSEGKKHQNADGLSRLPLQGEETSWNHPELAELEEAPMPRINMLTDLETRPVDAQEVKRVTKRVRVLSKVKHHILNGWPATRNLSDVLKPFASKKDELSIEDDVILWGSRVIIPVNLEMKERILNELHSTHPGIVKMKSLARSYVWWPKIDNQLEQHVRCCGSCQQNQHSPAAVPIHPWEFPEKQWSRIHCDYASIGDENILIVVDAHSKWLEAIRVKRATANATVIALRRLFATHGLPETVVTDNGTHFVSEEFATLLNNNNICHIQTAPKHPASNGLAERGVQTVKTAMKKGQGSDFEKKLQRFLLTYRVTPQETTGKTPSELMFKRKVRTRLDNLRPDLSKAVRRKQSTMKKTGDRGSKERVFAVNDHVMVKNFSSGTTWLYGTELEVINEVMYNVQLTDGRVVRRHIDQMRKYSHANSERKEFQRPEERTEEPPVVFPMPDINPEPENATESCIAYKCKEHFAEIHFKSEY from the exons ATGACCAAAGTGATTGTGAATGGCAAAGCAGTCCAGCTCGAAATTGATACCGGAAGTCCATGGTCTATTGTTTCAAAGGCAGTGTTCAGTAGAATCAGCAAGGATTCCAAGCTAACTTCTAGTAATATTAGACTCAAGTCCTATACAGAAGGGAAATTAGATATTTTTGGTGAAGCCACAGTTGATGTTCAGCTTGAAACACAGATGAAGCCAGACAAGCTGAAGCTAGATGTTGTCCAAAGAGGTGCCAGCCTAATTGGAAGGGACTGGTTACAGAAGTATCCACAACTGTTAGCACATTTAGCCAATCATATTGCACAAGAAGCAAGCCCCAGCAGTATGCATAATTTGCAAGATGTTATGCTAGATGTATTCAAAAAGCATGCAGAGTTGTTTGATGATAGTTCAGTTGGAAAACTGATAGGATACCAGGCCAAGGTTTATCCCCAAGAAGAGAACAATGACCCAAAGTTCTACAAAGCAGCCCCCTGTTTCCTATGCTGCCAGAAGCAAATAGACAAAGCATTGGATAGCTTGTTGGAGGACGGCATCATCAAGCCAGTGAAGACCGCAGATTTTGCATGCCCAATCATTGCAGTTCCTAAGCCAGATGGACGGATGAGAATCTGTGGTAATTCCAAGCTAACTGCAAACAAAGTCCTGAAGGTAGAACAGTACCCCCTGCCAACTCTGGAAGACCTCCTACACGATCTTGAAGGTGGAGAAAGATTCACCAGGCTAGACTTAAGTCATGCCTATCATCAGATAGAATTAGATCCAGAAGCCCGCAAGTACACAACAATCAACACACATAGAGGTCTCTTTGAGTATACAAGACTACCTTTTGGGATAGCCAGCGCTCCAGCTATGTTTCAGAGGACTATGGAGAGCCTCTTGGCAGACATCCCCATGTGCAAGCCATATCTCGATGACATAATTATCAGTGGCAAGACTGATGAAGATCATCTGAGGAACCTGGAAGCAGTTCTTTCAAGACTAGAAAGCAATGGTTTACGCTTGAAGAAGGAGAAGTGCGAACTGATGAAGGACTCagttgactaccttggtcatCGCCTTGACAAGAAAGGTCTCAGGCCTCTTCAAGACAAACTTGATGCCATACGCAAGGCAGAACGCCCAGTGAATCAAAGCCAAATCCAGGCTTATCTTGGTTTACTCGGATATTACCGCAAGTTTATACCCAATCTATCCCAGGAGATAGTGCACTTGACTGAAATGCTGAAAGCAGAATTCAGATCAACCTCCAGTGGGAAGAGAAGCAGCCAGCCTGACCCTAAGTTCAGGTGGGGAAAGAACCAGGAAAAAGCATTTCAGAAATCAAAGCGTCTCCTACAGACGGACAGCATCCTGACGCACTATGATCCAGCCAAACCTATTCTGCTACAGACAGATGCCAGCCCATATGGATTAGGTGCGGTGATAAGCCATGTGGAATCAGACGGACAAGAACACCCAATCACATTTGCTTCACGCACCCTCATGCCAAGTGAAGTCAACTATGCGCAGTATGAGAAGGAGAGTCTGTCGATAATCTTTGGACTGAAGAAATTCCACAAGCAACTGCATGGAAGGTCATTTACGATTGTAACAGACCACAAGCCGTTGATGGGACTCTTTGGAGCCCACAAACCAGCGAGCCCGATGGCCTCGGCTCGTGTTGCAAGATGGCACATGATCTTGTCGGCATACAGCTACAAGATTGTACATAGTGAAGGGAAGAAGCACCAAAACGCAGATGGGTTGTCTCGCCTACCACTCCAGGGAGAAGAAACTTCATGGAATCATCCAGAGCTCGCAGAGCTAGAGGAAGCACCAATGCCCCGAATCAACATGCTGACTGACCTTGAAACACGCCCTGTTGATGCACAGGAGGTGAAACGTGTCACCAAGAGAGTTAGAGTACTGTCCAAAGTAAAGCATCATATCCTgaatggatggccagcaacaaGAAATCTGTCAGATGTACTGAAGCCCTTCGCAAGTAAGAAGGACGAGTTATCCATAGAAGATGATGTAATCCTTTGGGGATCCAGAGTGATCATCCCTGTCAACCTAGAAATGAAGGAGAGAATCCTGAACGAGTTGCATAGTACGCACCCAGGGATCGTAAAAATGAAGTCATTAGCCAGGTCGTACGTATGGTGGCCCAAGATAGACAACCAGTTAGAACAGCACGTAAGATGTTGTGGAAGCTGTCAACAGAATCAGCACAGCCCAGCAGCAGTACCCATACACCCGTGGGAGTTTCCTGAGAAGCAGTGGAGTAGGATCCATTGTGACTATGCCTCCATTGGTGATGAGAACATCTTGATCGTCGTAGATGCTCACAGCAAATGGCTCGAAGCTATTCGTGTGAAGCGAGCCACAGCCAATGCCACAGTGATCGCCCTTAGACGGTTGTTTGCAACACACGGATTACCAGAGACCGTGGTGACAGACAATGGCACACACTTTGTTTCAGAAGAGTTTGCCACTCTGTTGAATAACAACAACATTTGCCATATCCAGACAGCACCCAAGCACCCAGCCAGCAATGGTCTTGCAGAGAGAGGTGTACAAACGGTCAAAACAGCAATGAAGAAGGGACAAGGAAGTGACTTTGAAAAGAAACTTCAAAGGTTTTTGTTGACCTACAGGGTTACACCACAGGAAACAACGGGAAAGACGCCCAGTGAACTGATGTTCAAGAGGAAAGTCCGCACAAGACTCGACAACTTGCGCCCAGATCTTAGCAAAGCGGTTAGACGGAAACAGTCTACCATGAAGAAAACAGGAGATCGAGGAAGCAAAGAAAGGGTCTTTGCTGTAAATGATCATGTGATGGTCAAAAACTTTAGCTCAGGTACAACATGGCTTTATGGAACAGAACTTGAAGTCATCAATGAAGTCATGTACAATGTTCAACTGACTGATGGTAGAGTTGTCCGCCGTCATATTGACCAGATGAGGAAGTACTCCCATGCCAACAGTGAGAGGAAGGAGTTCCAACGTCCAGAGGAACGTACAGAGGAACCACCAGTTGTGTTCCCTATGCCTGACATTAATCCAGAGCCAGAGAATGCTACAGAAa GTTGTATTGCTTACAAGTGTAAGGAACACTTTGCAGAGATTCATTTTAAATCTGAATACTGA